One window of Papaver somniferum cultivar HN1 chromosome 9, ASM357369v1, whole genome shotgun sequence genomic DNA carries:
- the LOC113312695 gene encoding uncharacterized protein LOC113312695 produces the protein MLRSNVNSDCLGDFSICDGTFFPSLHDEMSAIVGCFNRRAQNLLQVHLSSGFRKYFTWIKRKLVKGNHVAMVEEGKKGLLHIFAGYAVGGGHVLHMVCDLTIAADNAVFGQTGPKVGSLDAGYGSSIMSRLVGPKKAREMWFLARFYNASEAEKMGLVNVVVPDTTMDVGWQQSTSSAIQAEGMSRFTAV, from the exons ATGTTGCGATCAAATGTGAACTCAGACTGTCTCGGAGACTTTTCGA TTTGTGATGGGACATTCTTTCCGTCTCTCCACGATGAGATGTCTGCAATTGTGGGTTGTTTCAACCGGCGTGCACAGAACCTGCTACAAGTTCATTTATCTTCGGGTTTCAGAAAGTATTTTACATGGATTAAGAGAAAACTTGTGAAAGGAAATCACGTTGCTATGGTTGAAGAAGGCAAAAAAGGTTTACTACATATCTTTGCAGGTTATGCGGTTGGAGGAGGACATGTATTGCATATGGTTTGTGATTTAACAATAGCTGCTGACAATGCCGTTTTTGGCCAGACAGGTCCAAAG GTTGGAAGTCTTGACGCAGGTTATGGAAGTTCCATCATGTCTCGTTTG GTCGGGCCGAAAAAAGCACGTGAAATGTGGTTTCTAGCTCGATTTTACAATGCTTCTGAAGCAGAGAAGATGGGGCTAGTGAACGTCGTAGTACCG gatactactATGGATGTAGGGTGGCAGCAGTCAACCTCGTCGGCAATACAAGCCGAAGGAATGTCTCGCTTCACTGCTGTCTAG